A region of bacterium DNA encodes the following proteins:
- a CDS encoding lysylphosphatidylglycerol synthase transmembrane domain-containing protein → RWRALVRPLAPIPARRLLPPLSIGFMVNFLFPGRAGEVVRVWLLGRGGQISASAAFATVVVERLFDGLAVICFLAPVPFLVKVGDPVLMARVRWAALLLPAAYAVVLVALYLLGHHREALAAFLARHPIVQGRPLLARGVGLVERFCEGLGVLRSWRSLVATAAYSLVIWGVGGLSNALMMHAIGLDLPGYAPFFLLVMQAVGVVIPTPGFVGPFQYAHVVALGVYGVPQGTALSLALLIHAGIFAAILIPGFWFAAREHLGLRDLSRATQQE, encoded by the coding sequence GCGCTGGCGGGCCCTCGTGCGCCCGCTGGCCCCCATCCCGGCGCGCCGGCTGCTGCCGCCGCTCTCGATCGGCTTCATGGTGAACTTCCTCTTCCCCGGACGCGCCGGCGAGGTCGTGCGCGTCTGGCTGCTCGGCCGCGGGGGACAGATCAGCGCAAGCGCGGCGTTCGCCACCGTGGTGGTCGAGCGCCTCTTCGACGGCCTCGCGGTGATCTGCTTTCTCGCGCCCGTACCGTTCCTGGTGAAGGTCGGCGACCCCGTGCTCATGGCCCGCGTCCGCTGGGCGGCGTTGCTGCTGCCGGCGGCGTATGCCGTGGTCCTCGTGGCGCTCTACCTGCTCGGCCACCACCGCGAGGCCCTCGCCGCCTTCCTCGCGCGCCACCCGATCGTCCAGGGCCGCCCGCTCCTGGCGCGCGGGGTGGGCCTGGTCGAGCGCTTCTGCGAGGGCCTCGGCGTCCTGCGCTCCTGGCGCTCGCTCGTGGCGACTGCCGCCTACTCGCTCGTGATCTGGGGCGTGGGCGGGCTCTCCAACGCGCTGATGATGCACGCGATCGGCCTGGACCTGCCAGGATACGCGCCGTTCTTCCTGCTGGTCATGCAGGCGGTGGGCGTGGTGATCCCCACGCCCGGATTCGTCGGCCCCTTCCAGTACGCGCACGTGGTCGCCCTCGGCGTCTACGGCGTCCCGCAGGGCACGGCGCTCTCGCTGGCGCTGCTGATCCACGCCGGCATCTTCGCGGCGATCCTCATCCCGGGATTCTGGTTCGCGGCGCGCGAGCACCTCGGCTTGCGCGACCTCTCCCGCGCTACCCAGCAGGAGTGA